One window of Cydia pomonella isolate Wapato2018A chromosome 7, ilCydPomo1, whole genome shotgun sequence genomic DNA carries:
- the LOC133519903 gene encoding cuticle protein 8-like: protein MWVLVLLACVSAGWAAPQYALPGAVYGHAGLVHAPVVHAPVVHAEPVAYPKYAFNYGVKDPHTGDIKSQQEERDGDVVKGSYSLVEPDGSTRTVAYSADDHNGFNAVVHKTGHAVHPAPIAVAPHYAAPALAISPYGLH from the exons GTACTCGTGCTACTAGCGTGCGTGAGCGCCGGCTGGGCGGCGCCACAGTACGCCTTGCCGGGCGCAGTGTACGGGCATGCCGGGCTCGTGCACGCTCCCGTTGTCCACGCACCCGTCGTCCATGCCGAACCTGTG GCTTATCCAAAGTACGCGTTTAACTACGGCGTAAAAGACCCACACACCGGCGACATAAAGTCGCAGCAAGAGGAGAGAGACGGCGACGTCGTTAAAG GTAGCTACTCATTAGTGGAGCCTGATGGGTCGACGCGAACCGTGGCGTACTCGGCAGACGACCACAACGGATTCAATGCGGTTGTACACAAGACCGGCCACGCCGTGCATCCCGCG CCAATAGCAGTAGCTCCACACTACGCTGCGCCGGCGCTCGCCATATCACCATACGGACTACACTAA
- the LOC133519902 gene encoding cuticle protein 6-like: protein MTPTWVISAPRQPRLSLAEPMPSYFYNNIDGYPGTYAFGYDVLDAATGQTQYRNEERYPNGTVVGSYGYLDPVGRAHRYRYVADEKGYRVMKDRPNPYTAPIVNPNAILNTDEDTVTWKRKKPRRTTEKPELRRNNFIPFPGQYFI, encoded by the exons ATGACTCCTACGTGGGTTATTTCTGCACCAAGGCAGCCCAGACTTAGTCTAGCGGAGCCAATGCCTAgctacttttacaataatatagaTG GTTACCCTGGCACATACGCATTCGGCTACGACGTATTAGACGCAGCCACCGGCCAAACCCAGTACCGGAATGAAGAGCGGTACCCCAACGGTACCGTGGTGGGCAGCTACGGGTATCTGGACCCGGTGGGCCGGGCTCATCGGTACCGATATGTGGCTGATGAGAAAGGATACAG GGTAATGAAAGACCGCCCCAATCCCTACACTGCACCAATAGTTAACCCTAACGCCATTTTGAATACCGATGAAGATACAGTCACTTGGAAGAGGAAGAAACCACGCCGTACTACGGAAAAGCCTGAACTAAGGAGAAACAATTTCATTCCATTTCCTggccaatattttatttaa
- the LOC133519901 gene encoding uncharacterized protein LOC133519901, whose translation MKMVYRIIRIVLLFFPTIVKCLNLEARNEKTFPNGTLVGTYQYVDAQGNQVHVKYFADGNSYSIDLKGYKIPETAETTQNLTSSIAKPTTEVDTLVPLKLDFPAIDNIYTIENPHNYTNDISNNNEQNHEYNEDQTIDYDVYDSVLKIPKVKPYEKVKEVRKTVRKIRQTLDIFMRKIPNA comes from the exons ATGAAAATGGTATACAGAATTATTCGTATCGTGTTATTGTTTTTTCCTACAATTGTGAAAT GTTTAAATCTCGAGGCAAGAAACGAAAAAACTTTTCCGAATGGAACGCTGGTTGGGACATATCAATATGTAGATGCACAGGGTAACCAAGTGCATGTGAAGTACTTTGCTGATGGAAATAGTTACAG CATCGACTTAAAAGGATACAAGATCCCAGAAACCGCAGAGACAACCCAGAATCTAACTTCCTCAATAGCTAAGCCAACCACCGAGGTAGATACATTGGTACCGCTAAAATTAGACTTTCCGGCCATTGACAACATCTACACAATTGAAAACCCGCACAACTATACTAATGATATTTCCAACAATAATGAACAAAATCATGAATATAATGAGGACCAAACCATAGATTATGATGTTTATGACTCTGTGTTGAAAATACCTAAGGTTAAACCTTATGAAAAGGTCAAGGAAGTGAGGAAAACCGTAAGGAAGATTCGACAAACGTTGGATATTTTTATGAGAAAAATACCTAATGCATAA